In Cryptomeria japonica chromosome 1, Sugi_1.0, whole genome shotgun sequence, the sequence GCAACCATTCTAGAAGACATTTCTTCTTGATCTGCCTCATTATCTTGCCCCAAGTTTTCGACTGATTTTGTTTCAGAAGGAGATttcaatgaatccaccgaatcggagattctttttgacatctccactaaggcttcttcttttatggaatttgcctcatctattatCTTATCGAGATCATTAATATTATTGAGATTATTGTGTTTATTTACATCTGTGTTAGTCACAGGAGGGCAGTTAGCATTTTCATGGATAGAATTTAATGTGATTTTTTCATTCTGATCTGAAAGAGGGTTTTCCTTTTGATCGATACTATTTACCAATATCGGGCTTGATTTCAGCGATATATCAGTTTCATTTATGaccccatcatagaaggtgggatgaatgtTCCACTCCCCCCTGTTTGTTACTAGCTTGGTGGGTTCCAAGACCCGAGAATTACTGTCAAATTCAACTAAGATTTTGGTGTTCTTGTTTAAAACCATTCTTTCTAATCCTTCACAGCCCAAAAAGGACCCAAACTGTTCCCCTAAgtattccaaaattttaaaatccaaatattcAATTGGTAATGAGCCCAGATTAATCCATCTTGGATATTTGTTTAAATTCTGTGAATGTGGGTCAAAATTCGGCATCCATTCACATCGAAAAAAACCATAACCTCTATACAATTTAACCTTACCATGCATAATGTCAttccttgtattttgattatcacacaaaattgcaagaaaattattttccaggataATAATACTTACCTGTCCCGGATATAGGGCCAACCACCAATCGACAATCCTTTTTGTATCTTCACCAGATCCAGTCCATTTTACAAAAACCCCACATTTGCTATATAAACTGAATTGGGGTTCCATCAGATAAGCCGGGATATTGCATATACGCCTCTGCCTAATATTAGGTTTCGGCTCAAAAATTCTAACTTTCCCGAGCGGCACCAAATTAGCCCCAGTTGCCGGAGATTGCTTTGAGGCTGTGTGTTTGAGCCTATCAATATTTAAAGATGTATCTCTATGATTGCCCATCTTTTTCATAGTTTTTTTCGAACGAAACACTTGCCAATTTCCGTCGGAGGGTAGCGACAGGGCTTCGGcattttttgccctaatttcatcaTTTATCCCAAAATCGCCCTCTCTAAAAACCGAATCCCTCCTTTCGTTTGACAACGTTATGTTTCTAGCAGGGATTTTCTTACATGGCGGATTGAAGACAGAGATGCTCCTCGGGCATGTGGCAAACATGGCGGATTGAAGACAGAGATGCTCCTCGGGCATGTGGCAAACACCTGTCTGCACCCCCCCGCCGAAAACCTTGACAAGTTCGCTGCGTGATGAATTCGCATTTTCGCCAGATAGCAGAGCAGTTTTCATCCCTTCTCTCCTTTTGTTTTATTAGACAAATGTTTTAAGATTTAATATgtgatattataatttttttaatttcaacttTTACCCACTAAAGTATTTTTGTAATTGTTTTAGTTTTAGCTTTTACCCGCTAAagtgttttgtaattttttgaatcaataattaaaattataCTGGGCGATCCATTATCAGGAACGCAAGCAAAAATTCAGCTTAAAAATTTTAGCAGCAGCAATTTTTTCactgttatttatttattaataaatgtAGTATCTTtctattagggtttttgtgaagaaCCGCTGCTTCTCTCAGGAAGTAGGGATGGGGGCCGATCGCTTGTGGAAGGCAAAGGTGCCCCCATTGCCAGTGGAAGCTGTGTGGAACACAGATAGGCCGAATAGGCAAAAGGCATTTTAAATAAAACCATGCATCTGGAAGGATAGGAGGTAGGATGCCCTCTCATAAAGCATCACAGAATTTCTTCACTAGGTAGTTCTTCTATCCTGTAATTCCAGTACATTTGACATGAATTCTGTATCAAGCAATTAATATTGTTTTTTTATGGGCCAGATATAGTGCAATAAGTCACTTAGTTGCAGTCTTGCTCATAGCAAAATGCCCATTTCGTTTAAAGTCTTCAATGGAATATTGGCAGAAGAAGTGGCTGTTCACTTTTAAGTTAATCTTATTGAACATAAACAACAATTGAGGAAATGAATTACATGAAAATTTGGTGCCCCTTGATTAGTTTTATCGCTTTTAATTACACTGAAGATACAAAGGAATTCTGATGACAAATTTTTGGGGGATTAagaaaaataatatgaaaaaataGGGTTAGGATTTGGTCCTTTAAAGAATGCTATAAATAAAAGAATATTGTCAGGGAAGCTGAGCCTACGAGGAATTTTTTGGGGATGTGGACTTCCTTGGAGAGTCCAGAAACTCCCTTGGACTGTTGGTTGACCTATACCTTGGGGATAGATGTACTTTTTCCAGAGCCATGACACGTAGTTCTGAAGGGTAGTCTGCAACACAGCCTATTCGTGGACCTGCACCAGTTGACCATTTGAGAGAGAGTTGTTTTCCGAGCTGATAAGATTGTAAGGATTTTTTGGAGTGAAGCCTTTGGAGTAGTGATTTCTGAGGCACCTCTGTTCTAGTATCTACAAGGTTTTTATCTGACAAACTCCTTTTGTAGCACACCTCTTGATTATCTTGGCAGCCTGCACTTTTATGTGCCTCTTGAGCACTGCTATCTCTCTTCTCAAGTACAATCCCTTCTTGAAGAAGCATGTTTTCATCAGAGTCATTAGAAAACATTTTGTCGTTTGAATCCTTAAACCCATCAGGTGTAAACCTAGTGCAAATTTCGTCTGTTTCGATCCTTCTAAAGGAAGGCCAGAAAGCTTCTGATTCTTTCACCAAAGTAGAAGCGCATTTAAATTCCTTCTGTGAATCAAGTTTTCCGAACTTTTCAACCAAATGCTGCTCATCTCTTTCTGCTTCTGAGTTGGGTTCGCTACCAGTGATCAAGTTCTCTTCAGCATCAACAGACATTTCATCTTCATTAGGTGGATCCTTCTGAAAAAAGAACAAAGAAATCCTGTTTAGCTTACAGAAATTTGATTAAACACAAATCTTGTACATCTAACACTGCCAAAAACAAAACTGGATCAAGTGAGAACTAGAATGAATCAAAATGTCAGCTGACAAGAATAAGTTAACAAAAAGTGGCATGTTGCTGGTTCTCTGAtcgcatggaagatagaaaatctTGCAAGTTTATGCTTTGCAAAGTTCCTAAATCATATTAGTTAATTCATGGGCTTATTTCTGAAGCGCTGACTGTAGACATAAAAGTAAGTCTACTGGTGGGGTTTTTGGCCCAAGTTACATACTAGATTGAGTATAAAGAGGTGTATATTTTATAAAATTCATTAAAAAGGACCAGTGCCATGGTTATAATCACCCAGCTATAAAGCCAAATTGAGTATAGCATGCTCTGTTTCTCATTAAATATACGGTGTATGTACATATAATGATAGGAGAAATATTGAGcgaaatttaaaaaatatagattGATTGTACTTATTGAAAGGTGATTTTATCAAATATACACGAACCTGCACATTGGTGTGGTCTATGCTATTTTCCTCCAGAaagttgataaattctttgaagttTTCTTCAGTTGGGAGATAATGCCCACTATAAGGCCAAATTGACTGCAGACAGAGCAATAAAATGTTAAATTACAGCTTATTTTGATCATCACGATAAAAAGaacagaaaaagaaagaataagatACAAGGAAAAGAATTGCAATGGCCATTTATTGGTCCCAATATCACATTTAAACATCAAGAAACAACAATTTTAGattcttataactttcaagacaagTGATTTCAACCACAGTACTATACCCTCATTTGATTCTATAAGCTAATGGCAATGTTTCTATATCTTGGAGCCTATGGCATATGGAGTTGGTTCCATTAATTTCTAGCATTGAACCGTCCACAAATTAAATTTCATCTTATTCATCTGAACTCGGAGATTTTCAAGAATACAATAATTTTGTTATGCCAATAGATGTCCCTGTTAAGACTCAACCAAAGTAACAGGCATGTTGTGGTGCGCAATACGAATTACCACTGGATACACACAGCTAAGAACAAAACCTTTTTCACCACGGATCATAGGCTTTTATTCACCTATCCCTAAGTTGAAAATAGTACATCTTGGTAGTATGATAACCCACACCAAATAGTTTTGGCCAAAACAGACTAATTTGAAGTTATCAGAACTTTGAATCAATGTTCAATTTCATTGATCCTAATAATAAACGATAGTGTGTGGTTCTCAAGGTCTATTCGAAACCATATACACAATTTTTCATGGAAACTTTGTTCCTTTATCAGGATTCTGACATTTATTGGTCCTCTTCAAGTAATTATGAATTGGCTGCTATTTTCAAATGGATAATACTGTTACAATACAAAAGAAAACTTTCCAAGGGATTAAGTTTAACTGGTTAAAGCATTGGGTTTTCATTGTGGAAACCAAAATTCAAATACCCTGAGGGACATCTGATGTAGGGTTCTAAGTGGTGACTCTTGATCCTTCGTAGTTGGCTTCTAATGTAGATGTGGTTTCTAAATGAAGTGGATTTCTAAGTAGTGGCTCTTGGTCTTCTATAAATGATTTAGTGTGTACTAATAAGGAGCTTGTATTAGTCTCTAACAAGTGCTCACAAGAGCTTGTATTGGTCTCACACAGATGCTTGTATGAGTGGAATATCTATAAATGACATTCAAGAGAAGttaaagaacaaagataaatcctaGTACCTTTAGGATGCCTTCATGTACAATCAATCTTCCAGCCGCAGATGTTGCGCCTCCTGCTAAGAAGCTAGAATGTTGAAATGTGCCCTTCTTTTTCTGAACACATAAGTACACAAGTGGTGATAAGAAATTAGCATTGCCTCTAAATCTCACAAGAAACAAGGCACATATGAGCAACGACAAACATGAGTAACTTCTATAAATTTTAACAGACGATCATATCTTTAGattagttgatcttgaagttgaaataCCTGGCCAACATAGAGCTTTCTTAATGTGCTCAATACAAATATCCACTTTGATCCCTTAGATCCTTTTGATGTGTCAACCAGATGACCACTATATTTGTATACAAATTTTCCGTCTTCAACTATAACTTCATAATGCTCTCTCTCTTTCTGCAAGACCAACCGAAATTCCATAAGCTAAGCTTAACAAAAAATTGTAAATATGACTATCGTGTGTCGATTTACATAATAAACAGAATTATGTATCAACTTTGGATGCCTCTTTTCAAGTGATATTCAGAATAGAGTAATGTCTTGGTAATATGTAAATTATATGAACTTGTCTTTACAGTTTATGTTGCATAGACAAAATAACAAATGAGATCATAGAGGgaaaataaggatgcatttcaGAATTGACTTAATATGatggaaaaatattaaattatccaGCGGAAAACATTCCAGAACAGAGGGAAAAGCAAAAAGACTTACAGGGCCAAGATATTTTATGCATTGTTGCTGCAACTTCGCCCTTGAACAACGTTCAAGATTGAGATCCCTACCATCTCCAACATCCAGCCTGCATCACTTTTTTTGAGTTAGCATATCAtaatcaaataaagaaaaaaagtatGATTTATGACTTCCTGGCTTTTAGAACAGCTTAGTGTTGATTAAGAAAAATTATGTCTTCTAATAAGAATATGAGCTTGCAACAATTCTTTAAGCCACGGGGAAATTGAATACATCTGTGTAATATACATACCAATAGAAAAAGGGTTGTGCTGTGTCATTTTTAAACCATGCGTCATAATAGAAATGCAAATTGTGTCCATAACGGTGTCGTGGGTCAATCTACATGAAAGAAAAACAATCATCAGAAATTAGATAGGAAGGAATGATCATGTGAATCACTGAATGATAATTCCTCTAAATAGCTTTGAGTGGAAAAAATTGTAAACATAGATTTCTATTAATCTTATATATAGACGAATCAAATCTTAAATATTCGTGACTTCCTATCAATTTCAAACTAAAAGAACAGGGGCAAAATGATTTAAAGACTAAATATAGCTCCCCTGTTCTTCTCTTGCCCCTACCCAAAACTAGACCACCGTATAGCATATAAAGTTTCTTGCGGAAGGGAAAACTTACAGCCTCAAGCCAGTGCTGTAAAGCTAGTTTGCGAGCCTTTTCATCCTTAGACAAACCCTTTCCAACCTGTACAGGGAGAATCAAAAGTTCATTTTACAAAGGCATTCACTTTAAAAAGCAGAAGGTTGCTATAGTAAGCTTTAATGTGAGGAGAGGGAGAGCTCCTGGATATAACTGTGTATTAGTTTTTTACATCAACATTTTGTGACATATCACCATTATGGATCACACTCCACGTTTGTGACATATCACCATTATGGATCACACTCCACgttccatcatcaagatgaagagGAAACATTGAAAGTTTCAATTAATGGTCAAGGAATAGCTTGAAAGTTGAAACCTTTTCTTATTAAAATCTACATCAACAAAAGTTTGCAATAACAGAAAGACAAAAACAGTACCTTTGCTGCCTTTATGCTTGCTCGTGACCATCGGGAAACTGCTGTCTCTGGTTTCCCAATATCAAAAAATGAAACAGTATTCCGCTCGAGAGTCACAAAGTCGATAGCAAAGTCGATAGCTTGCCACCTAAAATTTCAAAGCAATGAGAGAGTTATTCAATTAGATAGACTGTTAAAGATCATCATTTCCAACACAAAAAATTGAATACATTTATTTTCAACGACACAACAGTGATGTATGTTTCTCATCAAAACTAAAGTAGGAAACAATCTAACTCAAAAAAACCATTATTAGCAACAGAAGTTCTGAAACATAGAGAGTGCGAGTCGAGACGAACCAGAGTTCCTCGATGTATACAGCACAATCTGCAAGACTCCGTCTTGTGCGGTAACTTTTATAAACTTTCTGCAATTTGAGTGCAGCTGCTTCCTCTTTATAGCTATCTGATCCCAATGGGGAACTCTCCAAACTCATTTTCTTAGAACTTATTGAACTCGATGATGCTGATTCCGAATAACTGGCTCTGGGACTAATTGTTCCTTGGGTAGGAATTGGTAACTCTTCGTCTTTAAAATTGATACAATCCTCTGAAGCTGTTTCTATGTTTTTGCATTTGAAACTACTGGACCGCCGGAGATcagtttctctttttcttccctTGAAACTCATGGACCCAGATGCATTTATTTCCAGATCCCTGCCATTAAAACTAGTGGATCTAGCTGTCATTCTTCGTAAACGTTTGGCTTTGAAACTAATGGATCCCAATGCAGCTAGTTCAGCAAGTTTTTCTGTGCAGGTATCTGATACATGTTTTCCACCTGCACCTGCAAGCAATGTTTGGCTTTCCTCGCGTAAGAAAAGTGGAACACCCATCCAACTGCAAGGAAGTTTCCTCCAGTTCAGtgggaatgagaaaatgtttaTGGTGACGACTTATGTCTTCTGACTTGGTCAAAGTGAATGTAGTAAAACCTCTTTACCTGCtgaatcaaaagaaaataaaaaaaatattattataacttAATTGGCATTACCAAAACAGGCAGTTCTAATGCGTACACCCTAGTCCTACCACCAGAAGATTACActaaatcaatttcaagccatatGTAGGTGAAAACaataattctttttaaaatttcttGGAGTGGACGATATCCTTTTCTTGTGAATTCGTTTCAACTTACTAAGTTACAATTAACAGATGTCCACAGCTATCTTGTCTTAGAAATAGCTGTGGCTAACTAGCATGAGAAAATCTAAAAATCCTGGTCGATATAACGATACCTGAGTCTTAAAGGATACGGCAAATATAAGAGTATCTAGGGTGTGCATATTTCTAGAAAAAGAATTGGTGATACGAAATTCTGTGTCTCGCAAATTGACTTCCAACTTCTACCCAACAAAATTTGGCTGTATTTCATGCTCAGTTTCCTCTGTGAATACCAGGATCACGCTGAAGGATTCTGCCTTTGCCACACACAAGCACTAATTTTTCCCCTACTTATTTGAGGGCACTGAAAATTTCTAACTCGGACATCTATCAAACACCTTGTAATAAGGATACGTTATTGCGCCCCTCTAATGTTTAATGCCACAGATATGGTCACATAAGAAAAATACCCACAGAAGTCCTCGAATCATGAGAAGGGAAATggaaattttagatatgaaagagaaTTTATGCGAGAACAACATTAGTTGGTATCCTTCTCCGCACATCAGAATACCATTTTATGAAATTCTGTAAAAGAGATTAATAATGGATTTGAAGAGTTAAAATAACAACAATACCCAAATATATCCCAAATGAAGGGTGTCATTACAAAATTAAATTGAAAGCCAGACAACATTAAGCTAAAATTGGAGAAACGGGGGAGAGGTCAATGCAGGTTAATAACAGAGACAATTCTCCTAATCAGAACAGAACAAAAACAACCACCAGTTATTTATGCCAGactcaaataaaaaacaaaaataaaatcttaAACAACCGGCATTAGCAAAATCATTAAAAGGGAGGTGAAGACAGCAAGGCCATGCAACCAATTGTTCGCCATATATGGTGTGTTCTTCAATAGAATTTGTTAAATATTATCTAATACAACCATTTGCTTGTTATTTTGATCTGGCAACAAATAAATGGTGCACTACTAAAACATATGTCGACACATTATTTCTCCCATTACTGCAACAAAATAATTTATCTCGATCTTGACTCCCAACCCAAGTGATAAAAACAATGCAGTGACCGGTTCATGATCGCTTCTCACCTCAATAAGTGTGCTCGATTATCTATCTGATTTCTTAACTTTTGCAGTCCTTTGCTTGTACTGAGAGATCCCCAAAACCCAAATTCAGAACATGCGCTTTCTGCCGATGTGTAGGCAGCAGAATATATCCGTAGATATTTATATGACAATGCCAAACAACTTATGCGAGAGATAAAAGGGCTTGTATCTTTAAAAATATTGTGGGGACAGAGACAGGCTACAGCACATCGAAGACTAGATGCACCACGTGGTTTACCTTGTATACGACATCTTCAGTTGTATGTTACCACAGAATAGCTACATTGTTCACTTTTATGACCAGATGGTTAGTTATCAGATATCATCTGTTCTTTAACCCCAGTAACAATTCAAAATCAATGGTGAAGGATCAGGGATACAGTCAATCTACAGAGCTGAAGGATGGTAAGAATGTTTCTTTCCATGCACTCGCACCATCCTGAGGAATTCAACAAAATGTTCTCTATGAAGAATTCAACCCCACTTGCATGGCGTGGAGAGGAAGCTACAAAACGTTTGAGAAAATCCATAGTCAACCCCTTGCCGCGGATTATTATATTAAATTGACAGTAGATTCAAATTACTTCCAAAAAAGACAACCCCAGCATTACGGCAAGGAGGATTAGCATTTGGGGTCTTGCCCTAAATTGCACAAGCGAAAACGTCGGGAAGCAAGTCGGTCTAACTTGTTAGGGCAAAATGTTACAGATCGGAGGTGCATAGAAACTCCCGCGAATCGGGGGTAAAATTAAACAATTGAGTGAGAACGCACAAGTACGGGATCGTGGGCCCACCGATGGGCTCACGCCTCTTTCCCAGAAGCTTCGCCGCGTAAGGAAAAAAATGGAAGTGGGCGGTCGGAAGCGCCGCCAAAGCATGTATGGAGATTCGATCCATGGCTTGCTGGCCAGTGGTCACCTCAGGCAGACTAAACGTGACGGTGCTTCCCCATCCACTACAATTAAAGGTGGTCTAAGTTGTCCATGCCAGCGGGTTCCCTCTCAATGGCAGAGACCCACTAACCATTTGGCTGGCAGTGGTTGGGATATGAGGTTCAGGCTCTTCTGGGCTTCATATTTTAGGCATTTATTATAACGCGTCTTTGCCGTTGAGCAATTTGGTATGAGTAACGCCCCTGTTTTTGTGGCCAAAAGTAGAGGTGTTTGACATTGGAGAGATTCTGTTCTGTTCACCCACCTGTGACTCGGGTCTTTGATTTGAAAGGGGTGAAAATTGCTGCAAAGTGCGATTTTGCATGGGATGTGATGACGGAGGAGATGTCCATTTTCGTGTCTGGAATCATGGCAGGAGGATATCCTTGGGGTGTAGAGTCGGTAGAGGGTGGGCTTTCAAACCCATCAGCGTTGATTGATTTGTGACATTCATAATAATTATTTGGACGACTAAGCTCTACCAGCTGGTTCCTATTATCATATTTTATATTTCACTTTTAGTTACAGACGGCAGAGGGTCCTTTCCATTGATTGGAGGGATGATGTTATCCATGAAACAAAAGGGAAATTGTCCAAAGTCAGAAGGAGATATTACTTTTAATTGTACAGGACTTTTCGTGATAATGACCCAAGTCAAAACTGCTTTTTTCTTTTCGAGATCAACAAGAATTTGTAAGAATTTCTCGGAAGTTTTTATGTTCGCCCAAATCTTGACTGTACCTAAAATTCACGACACTTTGCCCTGCAATTACCCTACCATTCAACGTACATCCAAAGACAAACAATCATACTATTCAATCATTTCCTTTCATTTGCACGAAACTTGCCATGCAAGCATCCCCTTGCCTACATTTTCTTCCTAGATAAGTTTAATACGAGGAAAATTAAACATCTCGACTATTTGAGTCAACATATTGTTTTTAGTGGATAAAAGAGAACAATGTACAAATATGTCCAAAAGAAAAATAAAGCCATGCACACAAGATGCTCAAGCAATTTCTaataaaaagaatttaaaatttcaatACAAACGATTGCAAAGAGCTAAAAAAAAGTTTTTTATGAATATGATAAGTAGTTGTATGGGGTCAAATAGTCGTTATAACAATTGTGCATATAATATCCACTCgtcacatatttatactatataatataaataaataatccgcatgttaataaaaaaattgtcaaatgttgatCAAAATGAACCATTACTTGAACATAAGAGAACCTATAAATGTtgtataaaaaatgcataaatacattaattaacaagtgaaataaatcattttttgtttcaaataaaatatcatagctatccactataagtgtgtcatttataaaataagatactcacttaaacaagtaggggagagggaccagtagttgttagggctaacttcgtcaacatgtagccatcacatgGAATGTCGTAAGACCTCCCCTTTTTTTCAGAAATGTAatatggacacttaactatctacaactaaggtttgaaggtgTGACTTATCATGCAAGTCATCAAAATAACACATCTAGTGCAAAGTgtcaaaaaaatgactttttaaagatttgaccaaaacttaatctaaaaatccctagttgttcaataaaaaaatatcatttgtaattaatataatatcacatttttatgtaaaatataaattatatgaaacttaagtggaccaaatacctattagtaatcataaatgtgtgttatctctaacttttatatccaacaccaaaggacgaatagttgaacacaaaaacaacatattatgatataaaataaaacttatatgaacaaaaagggaccaattgttgaacacttaaatctttggacaatccctcacatttcattgagaaaaacaaggtatttattatgttcaccttttatatttgtcatAAGACAAATTACTAATATGAAATACAATTGTTATAATAGtgtaaaaatattattcttatgtgtacaactattggggtagcaatgtatatgcattggagtatttcatattagtaatttgtcttatcacaaataaa encodes:
- the LOC131060254 gene encoding IQ domain-containing protein IQM5; amino-acid sequence: MGVPLFLREESQTLLAGAGGKHVSDTCTEKLAELAALGSISFKAKRLRRMTARSTSFNGRDLEINASGSMSFKGRKRETDLRRSSSFKCKNIETASEDCINFKDEELPIPTQGTISPRASYSESASSSSISSKKMSLESSPLGSDSYKEEAAALKLQKVYKSYRTRRSLADCAVYIEELWWQAIDFAIDFVTLERNTVSFFDIGKPETAVSRWSRASIKAAKVGKGLSKDEKARKLALQHWLEAIDPRHRYGHNLHFYYDAWFKNDTAQPFFYWLDVGDGRDLNLERCSRAKLQQQCIKYLGPKEREHYEVIVEDGKFVYKYSGHLVDTSKGSKGSKWIFVLSTLRKLYVGQKKKGTFQHSSFLAGGATSAAGRLIVHEGILKSIWPYSGHYLPTEENFKEFINFLEENSIDHTNVQKDPPNEDEMSVDAEENLITGSEPNSEAERDEQHLVEKFGKLDSQKEFKCASTLVKESEAFWPSFRRIETDEICTRFTPDGFKDSNDKMFSNDSDENMLLQEGIVLEKRDSSAQEAHKSAGCQDNQEVCYKRSLSDKNLVDTRTEVPQKSLLQRLHSKKSLQSYQLGKQLSLKWSTGAGPRIGCVADYPSELRVMALEKVHLSPRYRSTNSPREFLDSPRKSTSPKNSS